One part of the Terrimicrobium sacchariphilum genome encodes these proteins:
- a CDS encoding hydroxyacid dehydrogenase, whose protein sequence is MLQTLTSDRNPQAAASGRVALLINKKESDLFFPVGFSLPGAEIFDAAEAERDGYLDLSLLRSIAPQVAVTSWSTPPFPKETLAEVPTLQYVCHASGSVRNLIPRELLEQGLLVTNWGTLAADTVAEHALLLILSGLRRTPEWPDIIAGKRRWQPSPIRTRTLYGKRVGIHGFGNVARSLVQLLRPFAARVSAFSTGVPLSYFTEYDVAPCESLEMLFASNEIIVDCEALNARTIGTVSRTIMELMPPGALFVNVGRGAIADETAIADLAASGRLYAALDVYQVDPIAPDSPLHAVDSIVKSPHIAGPTADQFPRCGELALHNIAAFLRGDPVSAKVTLEIYDRAT, encoded by the coding sequence ATGCTCCAGACCCTGACCTCCGATCGCAACCCGCAGGCCGCTGCCAGCGGCCGAGTCGCGTTGTTGATCAACAAGAAGGAAAGCGACCTGTTTTTCCCAGTTGGTTTTTCACTGCCTGGAGCTGAAATCTTCGATGCTGCCGAGGCGGAGCGTGATGGATATCTCGATCTCTCACTCCTGAGGAGCATTGCTCCTCAAGTGGCAGTCACCAGCTGGTCGACGCCTCCGTTTCCAAAGGAAACTCTCGCGGAGGTTCCCACCCTCCAGTATGTCTGCCATGCGAGTGGCTCGGTACGTAACCTTATTCCACGCGAACTTCTCGAGCAGGGATTGCTCGTGACAAACTGGGGAACTCTCGCCGCCGACACGGTTGCGGAACACGCCCTGCTTCTTATCCTCTCCGGCCTTCGCCGCACGCCCGAGTGGCCCGATATTATCGCGGGCAAAAGACGCTGGCAGCCCTCCCCGATTCGAACCCGTACCCTGTATGGGAAGCGGGTTGGCATCCATGGTTTTGGAAACGTCGCACGATCCCTCGTGCAACTCCTCCGCCCGTTTGCCGCTCGTGTCTCCGCCTTTTCGACCGGCGTACCCTTATCTTACTTCACCGAGTACGACGTCGCCCCATGTGAAAGCCTGGAGATGCTTTTCGCATCAAATGAAATCATCGTCGACTGCGAGGCTCTCAACGCCCGCACGATCGGCACAGTCTCCCGCACGATCATGGAGCTGATGCCCCCCGGCGCACTATTCGTCAATGTCGGCCGGGGTGCTATCGCCGATGAGACAGCCATTGCTGATCTCGCCGCCTCCGGTAGATTATACGCCGCGCTCGACGTTTATCAGGTCGATCCCATCGCGCCCGATTCACCACTTCACGCCGTCGACAGCATCGTAAAGTCTCCCCATATCGCAGGCCCGACTGCAGACCAGTTCCCCCGCTGCGGGGAGCTTGCATTGCACAACATCGCCGCTTTCCTCCGGGGAGATCCGGTTTCTGCCAAGGTGACCCTGGAAATTTACGACCGCGCGACTTAA
- a CDS encoding LacI family DNA-binding transcriptional regulator produces the protein MIQRVTLRDIAKEVGVHYSTVSMALRDNPRISSEVKAHIKAVADRLGYVPDAALSALNAYRKAKLQAHYQSTIAWIDNWSGEYRLRDQPTFDEYFRGASERARELGYNVEEFSLKRDKLTPDQLSRILRSRGIRGLLLAPQPSAGTWLQLAYEWFSVITFGYSLYPRIFNLVTNHQIHSANLAFATLKDLGYKRIGLYVHKDHDDKVENAYSISHWLYHKKHPWEQRIEPCFDPSRTPPEETFERWFKKAAPDVVLFLGGFDVTNWIRRMGVRVPEDVGVANLSLAGDDETLSGVYENGITIGRTAVDNLVEMLQRGEQGPPTTPIRILVEGVWRDGTTTRPQLGGEPPGAIPAKVSRSKRRAG, from the coding sequence ATGATCCAGCGAGTAACCTTGCGCGATATCGCGAAGGAGGTGGGCGTGCATTACAGCACAGTCAGCATGGCCCTGCGGGACAACCCCCGGATTTCCTCGGAAGTCAAAGCCCACATCAAGGCCGTGGCGGATCGTCTTGGCTATGTCCCTGACGCTGCGTTGTCAGCGCTGAATGCCTATCGGAAGGCTAAGCTTCAGGCGCATTATCAGTCGACAATAGCCTGGATCGATAACTGGTCCGGCGAATATCGTCTGCGCGATCAGCCGACGTTTGATGAATATTTTCGGGGGGCTTCCGAGCGGGCGAGGGAGCTCGGATACAATGTGGAGGAGTTCAGTCTCAAGAGAGATAAACTCACGCCTGACCAGCTTTCCCGAATCCTGCGAAGCCGCGGGATTCGCGGGCTGCTGCTTGCGCCCCAGCCCTCGGCCGGGACATGGCTGCAGCTGGCATACGAGTGGTTTTCTGTCATCACATTTGGCTACAGTCTGTATCCTCGTATTTTCAACCTGGTGACGAATCATCAGATTCACTCCGCCAATCTCGCTTTTGCGACGCTGAAGGATCTGGGCTACAAGCGTATCGGCTTATATGTGCATAAGGATCACGATGACAAAGTGGAGAACGCCTATTCCATCAGTCATTGGCTGTATCACAAGAAGCATCCCTGGGAGCAGCGCATCGAGCCTTGTTTCGATCCGTCTAGGACTCCGCCGGAGGAGACCTTTGAGCGCTGGTTTAAGAAAGCGGCTCCGGATGTGGTTTTGTTTCTAGGAGGGTTTGATGTCACGAACTGGATTCGACGGATGGGAGTGCGCGTCCCGGAAGATGTAGGTGTGGCCAATCTGAGTCTTGCGGGAGATGACGAGACGCTTTCGGGTGTTTATGAGAACGGAATTACGATCGGACGCACGGCGGTCGACAATCTGGTCGAGATGTTACAGCGCGGCGAGCAGGGTCCGCCGACCACGCCGATCCGCATTCTGGTGGAAGGAGTTTGGCGTGATGGTACGACGACGCGGCCGCAGCTTGGAGGGGAGCCTCCAGGGGCGATACCGGCCAAGGTTTCCCGCAGTAAACGACGCGCCGGATGA
- the vccA gene encoding Verru_Chthon cassette protein A — protein MNCPLWSPAGSPSGNNRGASLVLVLIGITLISILLLAFLATVRTEVQSSKVYASGASLKLLANNAVNLVEGQIRVATGNPSLNWASQPGMIRTYATSGQPSGYYKLYSDSGMQGPGKFDHTTSTNGVPANWYSQRGIYTDLNQPVRIGSTNYYPILVGDASDLASYNSPLAANAKAYAPITSGTPSVEGFWLNNAPVDPKSPNQAPMPVKWLYVLQDGKIITPSSSANGVVSFNSSGAQPSATNQIVGRIAFWTDDETTKININTASEGTFWDTPRTYTTQDFYLATRQPVQGEFQRYPGHPATICLSTVMGLGITSTGWTPSNPASHLGLEDLYPITPATKPGGSKGGNTDTSPTSNTLPASVTRLYSTVDEFLFQTALDASGARKENGTLLASPTALDPATLRRASFFLTASSQAPDVNIYNLPRVSMWPITLNSSGTRAMTPFDKLIAFCTTVNNHIFHFQRQDANSPTVDLPAGGSQTGLGRNRQLLEYLRALTALPAPGFSTGSFAGKYGDDRNQILTEIFDYIRSTNLQDSTTGATPYARALFSNATDGEPGKGQVIPIVDMATTVSDAATGKPSHPRGFGRFPTIQQAFLVFIGAGNNSPAFNPAVSGYPGFTGFTFPAITANGTQRVQAGFFLQMYDPTSGTPFTYPWYEIQVEGLDTLAWSNDNSTSHAMTFPSSGVIRPNGAVGLSMSLYGGITDYRIFTYGKNKASAANRYPFITRPTGAQSGAPPALVGCPDMNNGQIYFKGGSTVAKIFALDASGNRISTDPIQTVNLNFPAATLPVPDTVADSATALNSNATSYNFRSFYDNGSSPFGRLNFNKNISWISSRDVVRALVATPGDARLLAARAEVPSSMLQPLTSAMTSADYMSSTQRHSHMLRFGLAYPVYGASGGKLVNVNYSNYQPKFEVSAGRNINDTDFYGGPGNATYYRSKDTSVPSLTGATTSSGVPADWDNGIANNVDGPLINKPDEGDAGRNDVNGRPYFELDYGAALAGDTFFSPNRMIPSPGMLGSLPTGVLANKPWQTLLFRPGPANHPGLGSATMPPDHLILDLFTMPVVEPYAISTPLATAGRINMNHLIVPFTYINRDTGLRAAMKSQMVTVIPSPGTGLYKTYQNPNGSPSSGNKPSNIDVRFPVDADKTLSQFASRFATGDIFRSASEICSIDLVPAHNSAPALPITRANMDAFWNSYPVTGDNVRERPYTNLYSLLTTKSNTYTVHYRVQSLKQTPGSDYSTWREDRDTVLGQLRGSQTIERYIDPGDSIPDYATVISSSSFPPSQPLGDYYRFRVIANHQFAP, from the coding sequence CCCTTCGCTGAACTGGGCCTCGCAGCCCGGAATGATCCGTACCTACGCCACGTCGGGACAACCCTCCGGCTATTACAAGCTGTACTCCGACTCCGGCATGCAGGGACCGGGAAAGTTTGACCACACCACATCCACCAATGGCGTGCCAGCAAACTGGTATTCCCAACGAGGCATCTACACCGATCTAAATCAACCTGTCCGCATCGGCTCGACGAATTATTACCCGATCCTGGTCGGCGATGCCTCCGACCTCGCCAGCTATAACTCGCCCCTCGCCGCAAATGCCAAGGCATATGCACCCATCACCAGCGGCACACCATCCGTCGAGGGATTCTGGCTTAACAATGCGCCGGTCGATCCGAAATCCCCAAATCAGGCGCCCATGCCGGTGAAGTGGCTCTACGTCCTGCAAGACGGCAAGATCATCACGCCGTCCTCAAGCGCGAATGGGGTCGTCTCCTTCAATTCCTCCGGAGCGCAACCTTCCGCGACCAATCAGATCGTCGGGCGCATCGCATTCTGGACAGATGACGAGACGACCAAGATCAATATTAACACGGCATCGGAAGGAACCTTCTGGGATACCCCTCGCACTTATACAACGCAGGACTTCTACCTCGCGACGAGACAGCCTGTGCAGGGCGAGTTTCAACGCTATCCCGGCCATCCTGCCACGATCTGCCTGAGCACAGTCATGGGCCTCGGTATTACCTCCACCGGATGGACACCATCCAATCCCGCAAGCCATCTCGGCCTGGAAGACCTGTACCCGATCACGCCGGCCACCAAGCCTGGCGGGTCAAAAGGAGGAAACACGGATACCTCACCGACATCAAACACCCTGCCTGCAAGCGTCACCCGGTTATATAGCACCGTAGACGAGTTCCTTTTCCAAACCGCCCTGGACGCCTCCGGAGCGCGCAAGGAAAATGGAACCCTGCTCGCCTCCCCGACTGCGCTCGATCCCGCCACGCTCCGCCGTGCCAGCTTCTTCCTCACTGCCAGCAGCCAGGCGCCAGACGTCAACATCTACAATCTCCCCAGGGTCTCGATGTGGCCGATCACCCTCAACTCGTCGGGGACTCGCGCCATGACGCCCTTTGACAAGCTCATCGCCTTTTGCACGACCGTAAACAACCACATTTTTCACTTTCAGCGCCAGGATGCGAATAGTCCCACCGTGGACCTCCCGGCCGGAGGTTCACAGACCGGCCTCGGCCGTAATCGTCAGCTCCTCGAGTATCTTCGCGCCCTTACTGCACTTCCCGCTCCAGGGTTCAGTACGGGATCATTTGCTGGCAAGTATGGCGATGATCGCAACCAGATTCTCACCGAGATATTCGACTACATTCGGTCGACGAACCTTCAGGACAGCACGACGGGCGCCACTCCTTACGCCCGGGCGCTCTTTTCCAATGCCACCGATGGCGAACCAGGGAAAGGTCAGGTCATTCCCATCGTTGACATGGCCACCACGGTCTCCGACGCTGCCACCGGAAAACCCTCCCACCCGCGAGGCTTTGGTCGATTTCCCACGATTCAGCAGGCGTTCCTCGTCTTCATCGGAGCAGGCAATAATAGTCCGGCATTTAATCCCGCAGTCTCTGGATATCCGGGGTTCACCGGATTCACATTCCCCGCCATCACGGCCAATGGGACCCAGAGGGTCCAGGCTGGCTTCTTTCTCCAGATGTATGACCCGACTAGCGGGACGCCATTCACCTATCCCTGGTATGAAATTCAGGTGGAAGGCCTCGATACGCTGGCGTGGAGCAATGACAACTCGACCTCGCATGCGATGACATTTCCATCGAGCGGCGTCATACGCCCTAATGGCGCAGTCGGCCTGTCGATGTCCCTTTACGGTGGCATCACCGATTATCGCATCTTCACCTACGGAAAGAATAAAGCCTCCGCGGCCAATCGGTATCCCTTCATTACCCGCCCTACGGGAGCACAATCGGGAGCCCCTCCCGCCCTCGTCGGTTGTCCAGATATGAACAACGGGCAGATTTACTTCAAGGGCGGCTCGACCGTTGCCAAGATCTTCGCGCTCGATGCATCTGGCAATCGCATATCGACTGATCCCATCCAGACCGTCAACCTGAACTTTCCCGCCGCGACACTTCCCGTGCCGGATACAGTGGCCGATTCCGCGACCGCGCTCAACTCCAACGCGACAAGCTACAACTTCCGCTCATTCTACGACAATGGCTCGTCTCCGTTCGGCCGTCTCAACTTTAACAAAAACATCTCATGGATCAGCAGTCGCGATGTCGTCCGTGCCCTCGTAGCCACTCCCGGCGATGCCCGCCTGCTCGCTGCTCGCGCAGAGGTCCCATCATCCATGCTCCAGCCGTTGACCAGCGCAATGACCAGTGCCGACTACATGTCGTCGACCCAAAGGCATTCCCATATGCTGCGTTTCGGCCTCGCCTATCCGGTGTACGGGGCATCGGGCGGCAAGCTCGTCAATGTCAACTACTCCAACTACCAACCCAAGTTTGAAGTATCCGCGGGACGGAACATCAACGACACGGACTTCTACGGAGGGCCGGGAAACGCTACCTACTATCGTAGCAAGGACACATCGGTCCCTTCGCTGACTGGCGCGACCACCTCATCGGGAGTCCCGGCAGACTGGGACAATGGCATCGCCAACAATGTGGATGGCCCGCTCATCAACAAGCCCGACGAAGGAGACGCAGGCCGCAACGATGTTAACGGACGTCCATATTTCGAGCTCGACTACGGTGCCGCGCTCGCAGGAGATACCTTCTTCTCTCCCAATCGCATGATCCCGTCCCCGGGCATGCTCGGCTCCCTCCCCACCGGAGTGCTCGCGAACAAACCCTGGCAGACCTTGTTGTTCCGCCCCGGTCCGGCCAACCACCCCGGACTCGGCTCGGCCACCATGCCGCCCGATCATCTGATCCTCGACCTCTTCACCATGCCGGTCGTTGAACCCTATGCGATCAGCACGCCACTCGCCACAGCTGGTCGTATCAATATGAACCATTTGATCGTCCCATTTACCTATATCAACCGCGATACCGGTCTGCGCGCGGCCATGAAGAGCCAGATGGTAACCGTTATTCCCTCACCTGGTACAGGCCTCTACAAAACATACCAGAACCCAAATGGCTCCCCGAGCAGCGGAAACAAACCCTCCAATATCGACGTGCGTTTCCCGGTCGATGCAGACAAGACGCTCTCACAGTTTGCGTCCCGATTCGCGACTGGCGATATCTTTCGTTCGGCCTCCGAGATTTGCAGTATTGACCTGGTCCCAGCGCATAATTCCGCGCCAGCCCTCCCGATCACGCGCGCGAATATGGATGCCTTCTGGAACTCCTACCCGGTCACAGGGGACAATGTGCGTGAGCGCCCCTATACCAACCTCTATTCTCTGCTCACCACCAAATCCAATACCTACACCGTTCATTACCGCGTGCAGAGCCTGAAACAGACTCCTGGTAGCGACTACTCAACCTGGAGGGAAGACCGAGACACGGTCCTCGGACAGCTCCGCGGTTCCCAGACGATCGAGCGCTATATTGACCCGGGCGACAGCATTCCCGACTACGCGACCGTCATTAGCAGCAGCTCGTTTCCTCCCAGCCAGCCACTGGGAGACTACTATCGATTTCGCGTCATTGCGAACCATCAGTTCGCACCATAA